The proteins below come from a single Paracoccus sp. SCSIO 75233 genomic window:
- a CDS encoding extracellular solute-binding protein, which yields MPLTTLAEPSHAIAMYGEPALPDGFTALPYANPDAPKGGAIRLGESGSFDSLKPWVLRGNPAWPIFTMPGVLAETLMLRSMDEPFTLYGLLAESVETDPERTWVEFTLRPEAKFSDGTPVTVEDVMWSYEILGTQGHPRYRGAWSKVEKMEQTGENKIRFTFNVEDRELAMLMGMRPILKKAQWEGQDFANPGLEVPIGSGPYVIENVDPGRSFTFRRNPDWWGADLPVNQGLHNFDQVIYEYFGDSNAMSEAFRAGDIDVWRELDPNRWENDYDFARATSGEVVKSEIPNERPSGIMGLVMNTRNPIFQDWRVRQAMIEAFNWQFINATLSNGAETRISSYFANSDLAMIPGTPAEGRVLELLEPFVDELPPGTIEGYALPEGSAQPMDRRAMRSATKLLNEAGWTVENGVLTNEAGESFTFEILLNQSGSAMSSATEMKQIAEIYIQSLRQLGMQPTITTLDSAQYIERTNNYSFDMTWYDRALSLSPGNEQMLYWGSDGVTQDGTRNFMGMNSPAAEAMIAEMLNAGSREDFIAAVRALDRILTAGRYVIPAGYSPVSRLAHDAALKYPDEIPVYGDYPGFLPETWWRDSGSQ from the coding sequence ATGCCGCTGACAACCCTCGCTGAACCGTCCCACGCTATTGCAATGTATGGCGAACCCGCCCTGCCGGATGGTTTCACCGCCCTGCCATACGCCAACCCCGACGCCCCGAAAGGGGGGGCGATTCGGCTGGGTGAATCGGGCAGTTTCGATTCGCTTAAACCGTGGGTGCTGCGCGGCAACCCGGCCTGGCCGATCTTCACCATGCCCGGTGTGCTGGCCGAAACGCTTATGCTGCGCTCGATGGATGAGCCGTTTACGCTTTATGGCCTGCTGGCCGAATCTGTCGAGACTGATCCCGAACGGACATGGGTCGAATTCACCCTGCGTCCGGAGGCAAAATTCTCCGACGGCACCCCGGTCACGGTCGAGGATGTGATGTGGTCCTATGAGATCCTCGGCACGCAGGGCCATCCCCGTTATCGCGGCGCATGGTCCAAGGTCGAGAAGATGGAACAGACCGGCGAGAACAAAATCCGCTTTACATTCAATGTCGAAGACCGCGAACTTGCCATGCTGATGGGCATGCGCCCGATCCTGAAGAAAGCGCAGTGGGAGGGGCAGGACTTTGCCAATCCCGGACTTGAAGTTCCGATCGGCTCCGGCCCCTATGTCATCGAAAATGTCGATCCCGGCCGCAGCTTTACCTTCCGCCGCAACCCCGATTGGTGGGGCGCGGATCTGCCGGTCAATCAGGGGCTGCATAATTTCGATCAGGTGATCTACGAATATTTTGGCGACAGCAACGCCATGTCCGAAGCCTTCCGCGCCGGAGATATCGACGTCTGGCGCGAGCTTGATCCTAACCGCTGGGAAAACGATTATGACTTCGCCCGCGCCACCTCCGGCGAGGTGGTGAAATCCGAAATTCCGAACGAGCGCCCCTCCGGCATTATGGGGCTGGTGATGAACACGCGGAACCCGATCTTTCAGGACTGGCGCGTCCGTCAGGCGATGATCGAGGCATTCAACTGGCAGTTCATCAACGCCACGCTGTCGAACGGCGCGGAAACCCGCATCTCCTCCTATTTCGCGAATTCCGATCTGGCGATGATCCCCGGCACACCCGCCGAAGGGCGCGTGCTGGAATTGCTGGAACCGTTCGTGGATGAGTTGCCCCCCGGCACCATCGAAGGCTACGCCCTGCCCGAAGGCTCCGCCCAGCCGATGGACCGCCGCGCCATGCGCAGCGCGACGAAGCTGCTGAACGAAGCCGGCTGGACGGTAGAGAACGGCGTGCTGACCAACGAGGCCGGTGAGAGCTTCACCTTTGAAATCCTGCTCAACCAGTCGGGCAGCGCCATGAGCAGCGCGACCGAGATGAAGCAGATCGCGGAGATCTATATCCAGTCGCTGCGCCAGCTTGGCATGCAGCCCACCATCACCACGCTCGACAGCGCGCAATATATCGAGCGCACGAATAATTACAGCTTCGACATGACATGGTATGACCGCGCCCTGTCGCTGTCGCCGGGCAATGAACAGATGCTCTACTGGGGCTCTGACGGGGTGACACAGGACGGCACGCGGAACTTCATGGGCATGAACTCCCCCGCTGCCGAAGCCATGATTGCGGAGATGCTGAATGCCGGATCGCGCGAGGATTTCATCGCCGCCGTGCGCGCCCTCGACCGCATCCTGACCGCCGGGCGCTATGTCATTCCCGCCGGATATTCCCCGGTCAGCCGCCTTGCGCATGATGCGGCGCTGAAATATCCGGACGAAATCCCGGTCTATGGCGACTATCCCGGATTTCTTCCCGAAACCTGGTGGCGCGACAGCGGGTCGCAATAG
- a CDS encoding DUF1513 domain-containing protein, producing the protein MADRRTLLKGLVAAAVLPVRGWAAAGAPDWVAAARAADGSYSLHGIDAAGGIVFSVPMPDRGHAAAAHPYRAEAVAFARRPGLFGLVIDCRSGDVIRRLSPPEARHFNGHGAFSADGALLYTSEVVAEGSAGRVGIWDVKAGYRRVGEWDSFGIGPHELRLLPDGGIVVANGGIETDPADRTKLNLDRMRPNLAILDTGGGLVSRRELPSGLAQNSIRHLALLPDGVGFAMQWQGSEGEAVPLLGIARGDSALQAYAPAPGQEYAMRGYAGSIAATGGMIALTSPRGGVAMIHDADGGHLATLNRADICGAAARDGSGFALTDGGGAIWAADPDGLTLLARHDLSWDNHLVRISKLTG; encoded by the coding sequence ATGGCGGATCGGCGGACGCTTCTGAAAGGGCTGGTCGCGGCGGCGGTGCTGCCGGTGCGTGGCTGGGCGGCGGCGGGTGCGCCCGACTGGGTGGCTGCGGCGCGCGCCGCCGATGGCAGCTATTCGCTGCACGGGATCGACGCGGCGGGTGGCATCGTGTTTTCCGTGCCGATGCCGGATCGCGGCCATGCGGCTGCGGCGCATCCATACCGGGCCGAGGCGGTGGCGTTTGCCCGCCGTCCCGGCCTGTTCGGGCTGGTCATCGATTGCCGCAGCGGCGATGTGATCCGCAGGCTGTCCCCGCCCGAGGCGCGGCATTTCAACGGGCATGGCGCGTTTTCCGCCGATGGCGCGCTGCTCTACACGTCGGAGGTTGTCGCGGAAGGATCGGCCGGGCGCGTCGGCATCTGGGATGTGAAGGCGGGTTATCGCCGCGTGGGAGAGTGGGACAGTTTCGGCATCGGACCGCATGAGCTGCGCCTGCTGCCGGATGGCGGCATCGTGGTTGCAAATGGCGGGATCGAGACGGACCCGGCGGACCGGACCAAGCTGAACCTCGACAGGATGCGGCCCAATCTGGCGATCCTCGATACAGGCGGCGGGCTGGTGTCGCGCCGTGAATTGCCGTCCGGGCTGGCGCAGAACTCGATCCGCCATCTGGCGCTTTTGCCCGACGGCGTTGGCTTCGCGATGCAATGGCAGGGCAGCGAGGGGGAGGCGGTGCCGCTTCTGGGCATCGCGCGCGGCGACAGCGCTTTGCAGGCTTATGCCCCCGCACCGGGTCAGGAATATGCGATGCGCGGCTATGCCGGGTCTATCGCGGCGACGGGCGGGATGATCGCGCTGACCTCCCCGCGTGGGGGTGTGGCGATGATACACGATGCGGATGGCGGGCATCTTGCGACGCTGAACCGGGCCGATATTTGCGGCGCGGCGGCAAGGGATGGGTCCGGCTTTGCGCTGACCGATGGTGGCGGGGCGATCTGGGCTGCGGACCCGGACGGGCTGACGCTGCTGGCCCGGCACGATCTGTCATGGGACAATCACCTCGTGCGGATCAGCAAGCTGACAGGCTGA
- a CDS encoding imelysin family protein encodes MTKTLAIAFGFGLLVQPAFADIEEVANDLIGPGYVELAGAAASLADIARNDCSPDALREPYQQVWDIWARLGGFHLGPVETEGRSFAISFWPDPKSSGIRSQQEMIDTNSPAIDDAAAFAHASVAMRGLTGLERLIYPSDLTGDEAVLCRLRQATTADLASTTAAVSDEWPAFAQLLLTAGEDGNTLYLSRKEAQQALFTQLLTGIEYLADKRIGRPLGSEEKPRPERAEARLAGRSQRNIALSLAGLRDLALALYPDAPETVAAFDQAIELAEGLDDPVLAGVATPEGWAKVAALKAAVKAIHPIAQQEIGGGLGVDLGFNSLDGD; translated from the coding sequence ATGACGAAAACTTTGGCAATCGCATTCGGATTTGGGCTTCTGGTCCAACCGGCCTTCGCGGATATCGAGGAGGTCGCGAATGACCTGATCGGGCCGGGATATGTCGAACTGGCCGGGGCGGCTGCCTCGCTCGCCGATATTGCCCGCAATGATTGCTCGCCGGATGCGCTGCGCGAACCATATCAGCAGGTATGGGATATCTGGGCGCGGCTTGGCGGGTTCCATCTCGGGCCGGTCGAAACGGAAGGGCGCAGCTTTGCGATCAGTTTCTGGCCCGACCCGAAATCCTCCGGCATCCGTTCCCAGCAGGAGATGATCGACACGAATTCCCCGGCCATTGACGACGCGGCGGCCTTCGCCCACGCCTCGGTCGCCATGCGCGGGCTGACCGGGCTGGAGCGGTTGATCTACCCTTCGGACCTGACGGGTGACGAAGCCGTCCTGTGCAGGTTAAGGCAGGCAACGACAGCGGATCTCGCATCCACAACCGCCGCTGTCAGCGATGAATGGCCCGCTTTCGCACAGCTTCTGCTGACTGCGGGCGAGGACGGAAATACGCTCTATCTCAGCCGGAAGGAGGCGCAGCAGGCGCTGTTCACACAGCTGCTGACCGGAATCGAGTATCTCGCCGACAAACGGATCGGCCGCCCCCTTGGCAGCGAGGAGAAACCACGACCGGAGCGGGCAGAGGCACGGCTGGCGGGCCGTAGCCAGCGCAATATCGCCCTGTCGCTGGCGGGTTTGCGTGATCTGGCGCTGGCGCTTTACCCCGATGCGCCCGAAACCGTCGCTGCCTTCGATCAGGCCATCGAACTGGCGGAAGGGCTGGACGATCCGGTGCTAGCCGGTGTCGCGACACCGGAAGGCTGGGCGAAGGTGGCGGCGCTGAAGGCGGCGGTGAAGGCGATCCATCCGATTGCGCAGCAGGAAATCGGCGGCGGGCTTGGCGTCGATCTGGGGTTCAATTCGCTGGACGGCGACTGA
- the recA gene encoding recombinase RecA: MSELDMDKRSADKQKALDSALAQIERQFGKGSIMKLGADNPVAEIEATSTGSLGLDIALGIGGLPKGRIIEIYGPESSGKTTLTLHAVAEEQKKGGVCAFVDAEHALDPHYARKLGVNLDELLISQPDTGEQALEIVDTLVRSGAVNMVVVDSVAALTPKSEIEGDMGDHQVGAQARLMSQAMRKLTASIGRSNCMVIFINQIRMKIGVMFGSPETTSGGNALKFYASVRLDIRRIGSIKDRDEVVGNTTRVKVVKNKVAPPFRQVEFDIMYGEGISKMGELVDLGVKAGVVDKSGAWYSYGDERIGQGRENAKQFLRENAAMAHEIEDKIRASHGLEFDAATGEDDVLAEE, translated from the coding sequence ATGAGCGAATTAGACATGGATAAAAGATCGGCCGACAAGCAAAAGGCGCTCGACAGCGCGTTGGCACAGATTGAACGGCAGTTCGGCAAGGGCTCGATCATGAAGCTCGGCGCGGATAATCCCGTGGCGGAGATCGAGGCGACGTCGACGGGTTCGCTGGGCCTGGATATCGCGCTTGGCATTGGCGGTTTGCCGAAGGGCCGGATTATCGAAATTTACGGCCCGGAAAGCTCCGGCAAGACGACGCTGACGCTGCATGCCGTTGCGGAAGAGCAGAAGAAGGGCGGGGTCTGTGCGTTTGTCGACGCGGAACACGCGCTCGATCCGCATTATGCGCGCAAGCTGGGTGTGAATCTCGATGAATTGCTGATCTCCCAGCCGGATACGGGCGAGCAGGCGCTGGAGATCGTGGACACGCTGGTGCGGTCCGGCGCGGTCAATATGGTGGTTGTGGATTCGGTCGCGGCGCTGACCCCGAAATCGGAAATCGAAGGCGATATGGGCGACCATCAGGTCGGCGCACAGGCCCGGCTGATGAGCCAGGCGATGCGCAAGCTGACCGCCTCGATCGGGCGGTCGAACTGCATGGTGATTTTCATCAACCAGATCCGCATGAAGATCGGGGTGATGTTCGGCAGCCCTGAGACCACCTCGGGCGGGAACGCGCTGAAATTCTACGCCTCGGTGCGGCTGGACATCCGCCGTATCGGCTCCATCAAGGACCGGGACGAGGTGGTCGGCAACACCACCCGCGTCAAGGTGGTCAAGAACAAGGTCGCGCCGCCCTTCCGGCAGGTGGAATTCGACATCATGTATGGCGAAGGCATCTCCAAGATGGGCGAGCTGGTCGATCTGGGCGTCAAGGCTGGCGTGGTCGATAAATCCGGTGCCTGGTACTCTTATGGTGACGAGCGTATCGGGCAGGGCCGGGAAAACGCCAAGCAGTTCCTGCGCGAAAACGCGGCGATGGCACATGAGATCGAGGACAAGATCCGGGCCAGTCACGGGCTGGAATTCGATGCCGCAACCGGCGAGGATGACGTGCTCGCGGAGGAGTGA
- a CDS encoding ATP-binding protein — protein MPLLVAPMVVTRIWELAVDPQLRHDDLLTLGASGLVLGWSFLGGGVVLVRLSEAYARRRALRHLRGELDNSEAEAWLADPEGVILAQSPAALERYGDQKQRSLAQFLATRCADAERQAARLLLRAQSRGQAKLEYAGGNVMNATKRECLLHLHLIPADREDDNLPVLDYDLLPIGVLRLDADGTVIQVNRAAEPYRSGAPDRPHVSQLLEGLGRPYEVWLSEAKSSPGPAAPEVMRAPFAGQDRFVQVSLYPERAHGKTLVAVLTDARALKTLEAQFVQSQKMQAIGKLAGGIAHDFNNLLTAISGHCDLLMLRRDSGDPDYADLAQISQNANRAANLVNHLLAFSRKQKLKPQRVDMRETLSDLSHLLRRLVGNGIAIDYRHDPGLNPVRADRSKVEQVVMNLVVNARDAMPQGGTVEIVTENIDLTEPERHGRFAVPRGRYVRVVVRDQGCGIAPDVLDRIFEPFFTTKSAGRGTGLGLSTVYGIVKQTGGYITCESRLGEGTQFTIYLPVHTGNAEEESDDAHEAEAAPVRPTHAGKSVLLVEDEAPVRAFAARALKMNGYQVTEAGSGEEALSLLANEELRIDLFLSDVVMPGMGGPAWVQRALAARPVARVVFMSGYAEEVVQGQQAAVEGARFLQKPFALNDLVAVVGEALEAADESGQ, from the coding sequence TTGCCGCTTCTGGTTGCGCCGATGGTGGTCACGCGGATCTGGGAACTGGCGGTTGATCCGCAGCTTCGTCATGACGATCTGTTGACGCTGGGTGCGAGCGGGCTGGTGCTGGGCTGGTCGTTCCTTGGCGGCGGCGTGGTGCTGGTGCGGCTGAGCGAAGCCTATGCGCGGCGCCGGGCGCTTCGTCATCTGCGGGGGGAGCTGGACAACTCGGAGGCGGAGGCGTGGCTGGCCGATCCGGAAGGTGTCATCCTCGCCCAGTCGCCTGCCGCGCTGGAACGCTACGGCGATCAGAAGCAGCGTTCACTGGCGCAGTTTCTTGCGACCCGATGTGCCGATGCCGAACGGCAGGCGGCACGGTTGCTGCTGCGCGCGCAGAGCCGGGGTCAGGCGAAGCTGGAATATGCGGGCGGCAATGTCATGAATGCGACCAAGAGGGAGTGCCTGCTGCATCTGCACCTTATTCCCGCTGACCGGGAAGACGATAATTTGCCGGTGCTGGATTACGATCTTTTGCCCATCGGGGTGCTGCGGCTCGACGCAGACGGGACGGTCATTCAGGTCAACCGCGCGGCTGAGCCGTATCGAAGCGGCGCGCCGGACAGGCCGCATGTTTCGCAATTGCTGGAGGGGTTGGGGCGGCCTTATGAGGTCTGGTTGTCGGAGGCGAAATCCAGCCCCGGACCGGCGGCGCCCGAAGTGATGCGCGCGCCCTTTGCCGGGCAGGACCGTTTCGTGCAGGTCTCGCTTTACCCGGAGCGGGCGCATGGCAAGACGCTGGTGGCGGTGCTGACCGATGCGCGCGCGCTCAAGACGCTTGAGGCGCAGTTCGTTCAAAGCCAGAAGATGCAGGCGATCGGCAAGCTCGCCGGGGGGATTGCGCATGATTTCAACAATCTTCTGACCGCGATCAGCGGCCATTGCGATCTGCTGATGCTGCGTCGCGACAGCGGCGATCCGGACTATGCCGATCTTGCCCAGATCAGCCAGAACGCCAACCGTGCGGCAAATCTCGTCAATCATCTGCTCGCATTTTCCCGAAAGCAGAAGCTGAAGCCTCAGCGTGTGGATATGCGCGAAACCCTGTCGGATCTGTCGCATCTGCTGCGCAGGCTTGTCGGCAACGGTATCGCGATAGATTATCGCCACGATCCCGGGTTGAACCCGGTCCGTGCGGATCGCAGCAAAGTCGAGCAGGTCGTCATGAATCTGGTCGTCAACGCACGCGACGCCATGCCGCAGGGCGGGACGGTCGAAATCGTCACCGAAAATATCGACCTGACGGAGCCGGAACGTCATGGCCGCTTCGCCGTTCCGCGTGGCCGCTATGTCAGGGTCGTGGTGCGCGATCAGGGCTGCGGCATCGCGCCGGATGTTCTGGACCGGATTTTCGAACCGTTCTTCACCACCAAAAGCGCCGGTCGCGGCACCGGGCTGGGGTTGTCGACGGTCTACGGCATCGTCAAGCAGACGGGCGGCTACATCACCTGCGAAAGCCGTCTGGGGGAGGGGACACAGTTCACCATCTATCTGCCGGTTCATACCGGCAATGCTGAAGAAGAAAGTGACGACGCGCATGAGGCGGAGGCCGCACCCGTCAGGCCGACCCATGCGGGCAAGTCGGTCCTGCTGGTCGAGGACGAAGCACCAGTCAGGGCGTTCGCGGCAAGGGCGCTCAAGATGAACGGTTATCAGGTGACCGAGGCCGGTTCGGGCGAGGAAGCCTTGTCGCTGCTCGCAAATGAGGAACTGCGCATCGATCTTTTCCTCTCCGATGTGGTCATGCCGGGCATGGGCGGGCCGGCCTGGGTCCAGCGTGCATTGGCAGCCCGTCCTGTGGCCCGCGTGGTGTTCATGTCCGGCTATGCCGAGGAGGTCGTGCAGGGACAACAGGCGGCTGTAGAGGGCGCGAGGTTCCTGCAAAAGCCCTTCGCGCTGAATGATCTTGTTGCCGTCGTGGGAGAGGCACTCGAAGCGGCGGACGAGTCAGGGCAATGA
- a CDS encoding RsmB/NOP family class I SAM-dependent RNA methyltransferase yields MTPAARVAAAIEILDRILAGSPAEPALIGWARASRYAGSGDRAAVRDLVFGALRRRDSLAALGGGLSGRALMLGLIRAEGSDPDTVFSGEGHAPLPLSGTERAGGVTLSEAERISDLPDWLWPDWVASLGADALPLAHAMRERAPVWLRVNPRRGGVVEARAALSRDGVETEADDHPNALRVISGERRINGSAAYRDGLVELQDLSPQLACVALPLSKGALVLDYCAGGGGKSLALAAREDVQITAHDADPGRMADLPERARRAGVRVDLARPGQPGSGYDLVVADVPCSGSGTWRRSPDAKWRLDRAGLDALIATQAGILAEVAPVVRPGGHLAYMTCSLLEAENAGQIDRFLSVQPEYTETQRRFWTPINGSDGFFLSLLRRNGSD; encoded by the coding sequence GTGACCCCGGCGGCGCGCGTCGCGGCGGCGATTGAGATACTGGACCGGATTTTGGCGGGCAGCCCGGCAGAGCCTGCGCTGATCGGCTGGGCGCGGGCCAGCCGCTATGCCGGGTCCGGTGACCGCGCCGCTGTGCGCGATCTGGTGTTCGGGGCATTGCGGCGGCGTGACAGCCTCGCGGCCCTTGGCGGCGGGCTGAGCGGGCGGGCGCTGATGCTGGGCCTGATCCGCGCCGAAGGAAGCGATCCCGATACGGTATTTTCGGGCGAGGGCCACGCGCCGCTGCCGCTGTCAGGGACGGAGCGGGCAGGGGGCGTGACCCTGAGCGAGGCGGAGAGGATCAGCGATCTGCCGGACTGGCTGTGGCCCGACTGGGTCGCCTCGCTGGGCGCGGACGCCCTGCCGCTGGCCCATGCGATGCGGGAGCGCGCGCCGGTCTGGCTGCGGGTGAACCCCCGCCGGGGCGGGGTGGTGGAGGCGCGGGCCGCGCTGAGCCGCGACGGGGTCGAGACCGAGGCGGACGATCATCCCAATGCGCTGCGTGTCATCTCGGGCGAGCGGCGGATCAACGGCTCCGCTGCCTATCGGGACGGGCTGGTCGAATTGCAGGATTTGTCCCCGCAACTCGCCTGTGTGGCGTTGCCACTGTCAAAGGGCGCGCTTGTGCTGGATTACTGCGCGGGTGGTGGCGGGAAATCGCTGGCGCTTGCGGCGCGGGAGGATGTGCAGATCACGGCGCATGACGCCGATCCGGGGCGTATGGCCGACCTGCCGGAGCGCGCGAGGCGGGCCGGCGTCCGCGTCGATCTTGCACGGCCCGGTCAGCCGGGGTCCGGCTATGATCTGGTTGTGGCGGATGTTCCCTGCTCGGGGTCCGGCACCTGGCGGCGCAGCCCGGATGCGAAATGGCGGCTGGACCGGGCCGGGCTTGACGCCCTGATCGCCACGCAGGCGGGGATATTGGCAGAGGTCGCGCCGGTGGTGCGTCCCGGCGGGCATCTCGCCTATATGACCTGCTCGCTGCTGGAGGCGGAAAATGCCGGGCAGATCGACCGTTTTCTGTCCGTGCAGCCCGAATATACCGAGACGCAGCGCCGATTCTGGACCCCGATAAACGGCTCGGACGGTTTTTTTCTGTCGCTTTTGAGGCGTAACGGCTCAGATTAA